In Devosia chinhatensis, the following are encoded in one genomic region:
- a CDS encoding DUF2336 domain-containing protein, which yields MLGFQPYETFQLLIETGGVDRTNTLLIAACDAYARRGKPTLPEMEQFETLAARLFPTAGPQARAKGAAILGRAELLSPKLEQLVVENIGEDLIAFLEGAPELSDQTMLDIIGRYDVLACATLAGRDGLSNVVLAKLFQMNSRKVYRALAANQHIVPRGAYLSALARSAQMDHMVAEALGQRSDFDAALLAPAFFDLSDAHRLKVIHAFAHRSTPVAPIARTIEQISVASAELTKALMKLFSENRRPEVTRLLAQITGLDEVRCGQIAHDVTGASLFVILRAFGATAYDGLKVLIHATSHDYDRSKALADFASLFGNVSPESMAYLMSAWRGEVNLLELSKPQYQPFTATSRRTPGLAPAHNPVVDQAIEALARIGARRAS from the coding sequence ATGCTTGGTTTTCAGCCTTACGAGACCTTTCAGCTTCTGATCGAAACGGGTGGTGTGGATCGCACCAACACCCTGCTCATCGCTGCCTGCGATGCCTATGCAAGGCGCGGAAAACCCACGCTTCCCGAAATGGAACAGTTCGAAACCCTTGCCGCCCGGCTGTTTCCCACGGCTGGCCCGCAGGCCCGCGCCAAAGGTGCAGCGATCCTGGGTCGCGCGGAACTGCTCTCTCCCAAGCTCGAGCAATTGGTGGTCGAGAATATCGGTGAAGACCTGATCGCGTTTCTCGAAGGCGCGCCGGAATTGTCCGACCAGACCATGCTGGACATCATTGGCCGCTACGACGTACTGGCCTGCGCTACTCTGGCTGGCCGCGATGGTCTGTCCAACGTGGTGCTGGCCAAGCTCTTCCAGATGAATTCGCGCAAGGTCTACCGCGCCCTCGCCGCCAACCAGCATATCGTGCCGCGCGGCGCCTATCTCAGCGCCCTCGCGCGGTCCGCACAGATGGACCACATGGTCGCCGAGGCCCTTGGCCAGCGCAGTGATTTCGACGCGGCGCTCCTCGCCCCCGCGTTTTTTGACCTGTCCGACGCGCACCGCCTCAAGGTGATCCACGCCTTCGCCCACCGCTCTACGCCAGTAGCGCCAATCGCACGGACCATCGAGCAGATTTCGGTGGCCAGCGCCGAGTTGACCAAGGCGCTGATGAAGCTGTTTTCGGAGAATCGTCGTCCGGAGGTCACACGCCTGCTTGCCCAGATCACTGGTCTCGACGAGGTCCGCTGCGGCCAGATCGCCCATGATGTGACCGGCGCATCGCTGTTCGTCATCCTGCGCGCCTTCGGCGCTACGGCCTATGATGGGCTCAAGGTGCTGATCCATGCCACGAGCCACGACTATGACCGCTCGAAGGCCCTGGCCGATTTTGCCAGCCTCTTCGGCAATGTGTCGCCGGAATCCATGGCCTATCTGATGAGCGCCTGGCGTGGGGAGGTGAACCTTCTCGAACTGAGCAAGCCGCAATACCAGCCATTCACCGCAACCAGCCGCCGGACGCCCGGTCTGGCGCCGGCCCACAATCCGGTGGTGGACCAGGCCATCGAAGCCCTTGCCCGCATCGGAGCGCGTCGCGCCAGCTGA